The proteins below are encoded in one region of Pseudomonas entomophila L48:
- a CDS encoding acyl-CoA dehydrogenase family protein — MQDLELSEEQIMIRDMARDFARGEIAPHAQAWEKVGWIDDEVVRKMGELGLLGMVAPEQFGGSYTDYVAYALAVEEISAGDGAIGALMSIHNSVGCGPLLAYGTPEQQQAWLPRLATGEVIGCFCLTEPQAGSEAHNLRTRAELVDGQWVINGAKQFVSNARRAKLAIVFAVTDPELGKKGLSAFLVPTDNPGFKVDRSEHKMGIRASDTCAVTLDNCRIPAANLLGERGKGLAIALSNLEGGRIGIAAQALGIARAAFEAALVYSRDRIQFGKPINEHQSIANLLADMQVQINAARLLILHAARLRTAGKPCLSEASQAKLFASEMAERVCSMAIQVHGGYGYLEDYPVEKYYRDARITQIYEGSSEIQRMLIARELKHYPL; from the coding sequence ATGCAAGACCTTGAACTGAGCGAAGAGCAGATCATGATCCGCGACATGGCCCGGGACTTTGCCCGCGGCGAGATCGCGCCCCATGCCCAGGCCTGGGAGAAGGTCGGCTGGATCGACGACGAGGTGGTGCGCAAGATGGGCGAGCTGGGCCTGCTCGGCATGGTCGCCCCGGAGCAGTTCGGCGGCAGCTACACCGACTACGTGGCCTATGCCCTGGCGGTCGAGGAAATCTCCGCCGGCGACGGCGCCATCGGCGCGCTGATGAGCATCCACAACTCGGTGGGCTGCGGGCCGCTGCTGGCCTACGGCACCCCAGAACAGCAGCAGGCCTGGCTGCCCAGGCTGGCCACCGGCGAGGTGATCGGCTGCTTCTGCCTGACCGAGCCCCAGGCCGGTTCCGAGGCGCACAACCTGCGCACCCGCGCCGAGCTGGTCGATGGGCAGTGGGTGATCAATGGCGCCAAGCAGTTCGTCAGCAATGCGCGCCGGGCCAAGCTGGCCATCGTGTTTGCCGTGACCGATCCGGAGCTGGGCAAGAAAGGCCTGTCGGCGTTTCTGGTCCCCACCGACAACCCGGGGTTCAAGGTCGACCGCAGCGAGCACAAGATGGGGATCCGCGCCTCCGATACTTGTGCCGTGACCCTGGACAATTGCCGTATCCCCGCCGCCAACCTGCTCGGCGAACGCGGTAAGGGCCTGGCCATCGCCCTGTCCAACCTGGAGGGCGGGCGCATCGGTATCGCCGCCCAGGCGCTGGGCATCGCCCGCGCGGCGTTCGAGGCGGCGCTGGTCTATTCCCGTGACCGCATCCAGTTCGGCAAGCCGATCAACGAACACCAGAGCATCGCCAACCTGCTGGCCGACATGCAGGTACAGATCAATGCCGCACGCTTGTTGATCCTGCATGCCGCACGCCTGCGAACCGCAGGCAAGCCGTGCCTGTCGGAGGCTTCGCAGGCCAAGCTGTTCGCTTCGGAGATGGCCGAGCGGGTGTGCTCCATGGCCATCCAGGTGCATGGGGGGTATGGGTACCTTGAAGACTATCCGGTGGAGAAATACTACCGGGATGCGCGGATCACCCAGATCTACGAAGGGTCCAGCGAGATCCAGCGCATGCTGATCGCGCGGGAGCTGAAGCACTATCCGTTGTGA
- the ptrR gene encoding putrescine utilization regulator PtrR, with protein MDLVQLEMFKAVAEHGSISAAAQHIHRVPSNLTTRIKQLEEDLGVELFIREKSRLRLSPAGWNFLEYTRRILDLVHEARLTVAGEDPQGTFALGSLESTAAVRIPALLAAYNQRYPKVDLDLSTGPSGTMLEGVLSGRLVAAFVDGPVLHPTLEGMPVFEEEMMVIAPLNHAPVTRARDVNGASIYAFRANCSYRHHFESWFVHDQAVPGKIHEMESYHGMLACVSAGAGLAMMPRSMLDNMPGCSTVSAWPMAEDFRYLKTWLVWRRGTVSRSLSMFIKLLEERRDAAL; from the coding sequence GTGGACCTGGTGCAACTCGAGATGTTCAAGGCCGTGGCCGAGCACGGCAGCATCAGCGCTGCCGCCCAGCACATTCACCGGGTGCCGTCGAACCTGACCACCCGCATCAAGCAGCTGGAAGAAGACCTGGGCGTCGAACTGTTCATCCGCGAGAAGAGCCGGCTGCGCCTGTCGCCTGCCGGGTGGAACTTCCTGGAATACACCCGGCGCATCCTCGACCTGGTGCACGAGGCGCGCCTGACCGTGGCCGGCGAGGATCCGCAAGGCACCTTTGCCTTGGGCTCGCTGGAAAGCACGGCGGCGGTGCGCATCCCGGCGCTCCTGGCGGCCTACAACCAGCGCTACCCCAAGGTCGACCTGGACCTGTCCACCGGCCCTTCGGGGACCATGCTCGAAGGGGTGTTGTCAGGTCGCCTGGTGGCGGCCTTCGTCGATGGCCCGGTGCTGCACCCGACCCTTGAGGGCATGCCGGTGTTCGAGGAGGAGATGATGGTCATCGCGCCGCTCAACCATGCCCCGGTGACCCGCGCCCGTGACGTCAATGGCGCGAGCATCTATGCCTTCCGCGCCAACTGCTCGTACCGCCACCATTTCGAAAGCTGGTTCGTCCACGACCAGGCCGTGCCGGGCAAGATCCACGAGATGGAGTCCTACCACGGCATGCTCGCCTGCGTCAGCGCCGGTGCGGGGCTGGCCATGATGCCGCGCAGCATGCTCGACAACATGCCCGGTTGCAGCACGGTGAGCGCCTGGCCGATGGCGGAGGATTTCCGCTATCTCAAGACTTGGCTGGTGTGGCGGCGTGGGACGGTATCGCGCAGTTTGAGCATGTTCATCAAGCTGCTTGAGGAACGTCGCGACGCCGCCCTGTAG
- a CDS encoding universal stress protein, which produces MSQFKRLFVMLGPQMRYSPALQRAAALAESSGALLDINIFVDDVDTFGLMSDSRERERLLDDNRQWLADAAEQLRDSGLDVSTELLLTRDPLSSVIEQIERLGCDLLVKDVQHEPVLKRLLVTPLDWQLLKDSPVAVHLVSDIRLPLPRQVAAAVDLNSHGAGEHLDEQVIHSAHALALQCNAELHLLHVCDAAKTHIADFGAGTVTMPGFDGSVRAAQRAAFNRLGDHHEIALERRHFLEGPAIKAIAHYIAQSRVDVIVMGNHRHDAMQTFLGGTTAHVLEHPLCNVLAIKAVR; this is translated from the coding sequence ATGAGCCAGTTCAAGCGGTTGTTCGTCATGCTCGGCCCGCAGATGCGCTACAGCCCTGCCCTGCAACGGGCCGCAGCGTTGGCCGAGTCCAGTGGTGCGCTGCTGGATATCAATATCTTCGTCGACGATGTCGATACTTTCGGCCTGATGAGCGACAGCCGCGAGCGTGAGCGCCTGCTCGACGACAACCGCCAGTGGCTGGCGGATGCGGCGGAACAACTACGCGACAGCGGGCTGGATGTCTCGACCGAACTGCTGCTGACCCGCGACCCGCTGAGCAGTGTCATCGAGCAGATCGAGCGCCTGGGCTGCGATCTATTGGTCAAGGACGTGCAACACGAACCGGTGCTCAAGCGGCTGCTGGTCACCCCCCTCGATTGGCAACTGCTCAAGGACAGCCCGGTGGCCGTGCACCTGGTCAGCGATATCCGCCTGCCCCTGCCCCGCCAGGTCGCCGCCGCGGTCGACCTCAACAGCCATGGTGCGGGCGAGCACCTGGACGAACAGGTGATCCATAGCGCACACGCCCTGGCCCTGCAATGCAACGCCGAGCTGCACCTGCTGCACGTCTGCGACGCGGCCAAGACCCATATCGCCGACTTCGGCGCCGGCACCGTGACCATGCCTGGGTTCGACGGTAGCGTACGCGCGGCCCAGCGGGCAGCGTTCAACCGCCTGGGTGATCATCACGAGATTGCCCTGGAGCGCCGGCACTTCCTGGAAGGGCCGGCGATCAAGGCGATCGCCCACTACATCGCCCAGAGCCGGGTGGATGTGATCGTCATGGGCAACCACCGACACGACGCGATGCAGACGTTCCTGGGGGGCACCACGGCGCATGTGCTGGAGCACCCGCTGTGCAATGTGCTGGCGATCAAGGCCGTGCGCTAA
- a CDS encoding acyloxyacyl hydrolase, translating into MKTRLAASLAAAVLAFAGANLAQAAQVSGAVGATGQGDMTYRIGLSFDWDKKWLESSTGYVTGYWDAAYTYWEGGDASGAHSLSLSPVFVYEFSGFTYTPFIEAGIGLAAFSKTDVGDQRMGSSVNFEDRIGFGLKLPADQKIGLRAMHYSNAGLKQPNDGIESYSLFYSKGF; encoded by the coding sequence ATGAAAACCCGTCTCGCCGCTTCCTTGGCAGCCGCCGTGCTGGCTTTCGCCGGGGCCAATCTGGCCCAGGCCGCGCAGGTCTCTGGTGCCGTGGGCGCCACTGGTCAGGGCGACATGACCTACCGCATCGGCCTGTCGTTCGACTGGGACAAGAAGTGGCTGGAAAGCAGCACCGGCTACGTGACCGGCTACTGGGACGCGGCCTACACCTACTGGGAAGGGGGCGATGCCAGCGGTGCTCACTCGCTGTCGTTGAGCCCGGTGTTCGTCTATGAGTTCAGCGGCTTCACCTACACCCCGTTCATCGAGGCCGGTATCGGCCTGGCGGCGTTCTCCAAGACTGACGTGGGCGACCAGCGCATGGGCTCGTCGGTCAACTTCGAAGACCGTATCGGCTTTGGTTTGAAACTGCCGGCCGACCAGAAGATCGGCCTGCGCGCCATGCATTACTCCAACGCCGGCCTCAAGCAGCCGAACGACGGCATCGAGTCGTACTCGCTGTTCTACAGCAAGGGTTTCTGA
- the panB gene encoding 3-methyl-2-oxobutanoate hydroxymethyltransferase, giving the protein MSTLHHRLTITDLAALKGRQKIAALTAYSTPIARLIDPLVDFILVGDSTAMVAYGRPSTLAMRLDETISHTRAVVDCTRHACVIADMPFGSYQASPEQAFRNCAQVLSETGCDAVKLESNRALAPTVAFLVERGIPVMAHVGLMPQFVHVMGGYKAQGLTEASAETIVEDARANLAAGAFSLLLEGVAEPLARRISQQSQQPCIGIGASPACDGQILVTEDLLGLGGPQQPRFVKQYADLTAVIGEACARYASEVRQGEFPELAHCYGS; this is encoded by the coding sequence ATGAGCACCCTTCACCACCGCCTGACCATCACTGACCTGGCCGCCCTGAAAGGCCGGCAGAAGATCGCCGCCCTGACTGCCTACAGCACTCCCATCGCCCGTCTGATCGACCCGTTGGTGGACTTCATCCTGGTCGGCGATTCGACCGCCATGGTCGCCTACGGCCGCCCTTCCACCCTGGCCATGCGCCTGGACGAAACCATCAGCCATACCCGTGCCGTGGTCGACTGCACCCGGCACGCCTGCGTGATCGCCGACATGCCGTTCGGCAGTTACCAGGCGTCCCCCGAGCAAGCGTTTCGCAATTGCGCCCAGGTGCTGTCCGAAACCGGCTGCGATGCGGTCAAGCTCGAGAGCAATCGCGCCTTGGCCCCTACAGTCGCGTTCCTGGTCGAACGGGGCATCCCGGTGATGGCCCATGTCGGCCTGATGCCGCAGTTCGTCCATGTCATGGGGGGCTACAAGGCCCAGGGGCTGACCGAGGCCAGTGCTGAAACGATTGTCGAAGATGCCCGCGCCAACCTCGCGGCGGGTGCCTTCAGCCTGTTGCTAGAGGGTGTTGCCGAGCCCTTGGCGCGGCGTATCAGCCAACAGAGCCAGCAGCCGTGCATCGGCATCGGTGCCTCACCAGCCTGCGATGGGCAGATCCTGGTCACCGAGGACCTGCTCGGCCTCGGTGGGCCGCAGCAGCCGCGCTTCGTCAAGCAGTACGCCGACCTCACAGCGGTGATTGGCGAGGCCTGCGCACGCTATGCCAGCGAAGTGCGTCAGGGCGAGTTCCCCGAGCTTGCGCACTGCTACGGCAGTTGA
- a CDS encoding PLP-dependent aminotransferase family protein — translation MDTAQAPRFTYQKVHRYLCDWLDAQPHGQVHRLPSLREVSRRLRVSLSSSKQAFALLEAQGRILSRPKVGYFSVPRAPTMLLAPSASLVDRVFASARQPGMLALSSDAPSVLAALEHPLAMIERELLRQAQRSESPPYQPCGEPELREALARRYSRGLEDHWQADQVFIGADLRSMLELALRALVPAGAVALVESPCSWLVLRQLRLAGLQIVEVPLDGQGRFDLDAMAHVLADMQVRVAVLSSAVNMPQGGVMPAEDKQRLCTLLARHQVWLFENDSYGALCPTQPRYRDHADPQRLLVFASFDKCIGAEAPFGYLLCRQTTMLAQALVARGFRLPAYRQRAIAQLLSSGRLDHHLQSLTGQLAASQARMAHLLQRHAADCLRLVLPVAGPAFWLQAARPVDMDTVCEQLLAAGIVIAPGSVFSQAGHWRDYLRLSFTVDWRQDIEGALIKLAQVIRQAPQLP, via the coding sequence CCACACGGGCAAGTGCACCGTTTGCCGTCGCTGCGGGAAGTGAGCCGACGTTTGCGGGTCTCGCTGTCGAGCAGCAAGCAGGCTTTTGCCTTGCTCGAGGCGCAAGGGCGGATCCTCTCCAGGCCCAAGGTCGGCTACTTCAGCGTGCCGCGTGCGCCGACAATGCTGCTGGCGCCTTCGGCCAGCCTGGTCGACCGGGTGTTCGCCAGCGCCCGGCAACCGGGGATGCTGGCGCTGAGCAGCGATGCGCCGAGCGTGCTTGCGGCCCTCGAACACCCCCTGGCGATGATCGAGCGTGAACTGCTGCGCCAGGCGCAGCGCAGCGAATCGCCCCCCTATCAGCCATGCGGCGAGCCAGAACTGCGTGAGGCATTGGCACGCCGCTACAGCCGCGGCCTGGAGGATCACTGGCAGGCCGACCAGGTGTTCATCGGCGCCGACCTGCGCAGCATGCTCGAACTGGCCTTGCGCGCGCTGGTACCCGCCGGGGCGGTGGCGCTGGTCGAGTCACCGTGCTCCTGGTTGGTACTGCGGCAATTGCGGCTAGCGGGGTTGCAGATCGTGGAGGTGCCGCTGGACGGGCAGGGGCGGTTCGACCTCGACGCAATGGCGCATGTGCTGGCCGACATGCAGGTACGCGTGGCGGTGCTGTCCTCGGCGGTCAACATGCCCCAGGGGGGCGTGATGCCGGCAGAGGACAAGCAGCGCCTGTGCACGCTGCTGGCCAGGCACCAGGTGTGGCTGTTCGAGAACGACAGCTACGGCGCACTCTGTCCCACACAGCCTCGCTACAGGGACCATGCCGATCCGCAACGGTTGCTGGTCTTTGCCAGTTTCGACAAATGCATCGGCGCCGAGGCGCCCTTTGGTTACCTGCTGTGTCGGCAAACGACCATGCTGGCCCAGGCATTGGTCGCCCGAGGTTTCCGCCTGCCGGCCTACCGCCAGCGGGCCATCGCACAACTGCTGTCCAGTGGGCGTCTGGATCACCACCTGCAGTCGCTGACCGGGCAGCTCGCCGCCAGCCAGGCGCGCATGGCGCACCTGCTGCAACGCCATGCGGCGGACTGCCTGCGGCTGGTCTTGCCGGTGGCTGGCCCCGCATTCTGGCTGCAGGCCGCGCGGCCGGTGGACATGGACACCGTCTGCGAGCAGTTGCTGGCGGCTGGAATCGTCATTGCACCGGGCTCGGTGTTCAGCCAGGCCGGCCATTGGCGTGATTACCTGCGCCTGAGCTTCACCGTCGACTGGCGCCAGGACATCGAAGGGGCGCTGATCAAGCTGGCCCAAGTGATACGCCAGGCGCCTCAACTGCCGTAG
- a CDS encoding aldehyde dehydrogenase family protein: MSEISSLTHAISVDPFSGERIGHYAFDTDAALEAALQRAKVGYGQWRKVSLGQRSEYLLALAQALQANAEAFAQMIAREIGKPITQARGEVSKCVGLCQWYAEHGPAMLAPEPTQIEKARIEYRPLGPILAVMPWNFPIWQVLRGAVPALLAGNTYVLKHAPNVMGSAYLLADLFKRAGLPEGVFEVLNVTPEGVTRAINDPRIAAITLTGSVRAGMAIGAQAGAALKKCVLELGGSDPFIVLADADLDAAVKAAVIGRYQNTGQVCAAAKRLIVEESIVEAFTEKFVAATRALTVGNPLEEATYIGPMARYDLRDELDGQVQATLAEGATLLLGGHKLEGVGNFYAPTVFANVTPEMTAFKQELFGPVAAIISARDADHAVELANDSEFGLASTIYTADYALAERMTEALDTGGVFINGYCASDPRVAFGGVKKSGFGRELSHFGVREFTNAQTVWLDRN, translated from the coding sequence ATGAGCGAGATCAGCAGCCTGACCCACGCCATTTCCGTCGACCCCTTCAGCGGCGAACGGATCGGCCACTACGCCTTCGACACCGACGCCGCACTGGAGGCGGCGCTGCAACGCGCCAAGGTGGGCTATGGCCAGTGGCGCAAAGTGTCGCTGGGTCAGCGCAGCGAATACCTGCTCGCCCTGGCGCAAGCCCTGCAGGCCAACGCCGAAGCCTTCGCCCAGATGATCGCCCGCGAAATCGGCAAGCCGATCACCCAGGCCCGCGGTGAAGTCAGCAAGTGCGTCGGCCTGTGCCAGTGGTACGCCGAACACGGCCCGGCCATGCTCGCCCCCGAGCCGACCCAGATCGAGAAGGCCCGTATCGAGTACCGCCCGCTCGGCCCGATCCTCGCCGTGATGCCGTGGAACTTCCCGATCTGGCAGGTGCTGCGTGGCGCCGTGCCGGCCTTGCTGGCCGGTAACACCTACGTGCTCAAGCACGCCCCCAACGTGATGGGCAGCGCCTACCTGCTGGCCGACCTGTTCAAGCGTGCTGGCCTGCCTGAGGGCGTGTTCGAGGTGCTCAACGTCACCCCCGAGGGCGTCACCCGCGCCATCAACGACCCGCGCATCGCCGCCATCACCCTGACCGGCAGCGTGCGCGCCGGCATGGCCATCGGCGCCCAGGCGGGCGCCGCGTTGAAGAAATGCGTGCTGGAACTGGGCGGTTCCGATCCGTTCATCGTGCTGGCCGACGCCGACCTCGATGCCGCTGTGAAAGCCGCTGTGATCGGCCGCTACCAGAACACCGGCCAGGTTTGCGCGGCTGCCAAGCGCCTGATCGTCGAAGAGAGCATCGTCGAGGCATTCACCGAGAAGTTCGTCGCTGCCACCCGTGCGCTGACCGTCGGCAACCCGCTGGAAGAGGCCACCTACATCGGCCCGATGGCCCGCTACGACCTGCGCGACGAGCTCGACGGCCAGGTCCAGGCCACGCTGGCCGAGGGCGCCACCCTGCTGCTGGGCGGGCACAAGCTCGAAGGCGTGGGCAACTTCTACGCACCGACCGTGTTCGCCAACGTCACCCCTGAGATGACGGCGTTCAAGCAGGAACTGTTCGGCCCGGTGGCGGCAATCATCAGCGCCCGTGACGCTGACCATGCCGTGGAGCTGGCCAACGACAGCGAATTCGGCCTGGCCTCGACCATCTACACCGCCGACTACGCCCTGGCCGAGCGCATGACCGAAGCGCTGGACACCGGTGGCGTGTTCATCAACGGCTACTGCGCCTCCGATCCCCGCGTGGCATTCGGTGGCGTGAAGAAAAGCGGGTTCGGGCGTGAGCTGTCGCACTTTGGCGTGCGTGAGTTCACCAATGCCCAGACGGTGTGGCTGGATCGTAACTGA
- a CDS encoding phytanoyl-CoA dioxygenase family protein — MSTESCLQGLCEEGYTVIPGVLAPLQIALLRCAIDDLQPIHWDYQGLLEHYKCVFNRDPLWLPFLDLPPLIELAEAALGADCHVIGQTAWRSHPGYPGMGLHLDHLPMELPEWLSSLQRFTQPMQILTAQLYLCDIDQALGPTLVVPGSHHAGRPPRPGEDSWQGQGAVPILCKAGDALVFRSDCWHAGGANRSNGQIRDMLQMHYGRRMVAQKFSPYLDWHFNPKVLAAATPRQRRLLGEHVESEYD; from the coding sequence ATGAGTACTGAATCGTGTTTGCAGGGGCTGTGCGAAGAGGGGTACACCGTGATTCCCGGTGTGCTGGCGCCGCTGCAAATCGCCTTGCTTCGCTGTGCCATCGACGATCTGCAGCCGATCCACTGGGATTACCAAGGTTTGCTTGAACACTACAAGTGTGTGTTCAACCGCGATCCGTTGTGGTTGCCGTTTCTCGACCTGCCGCCGTTGATCGAGCTTGCCGAAGCCGCGCTGGGGGCCGATTGCCACGTGATTGGCCAGACGGCATGGCGCAGCCACCCAGGCTACCCTGGCATGGGGCTGCACCTGGATCATCTCCCCATGGAACTGCCCGAGTGGCTGAGCAGCCTGCAAAGGTTTACCCAGCCCATGCAGATACTCACCGCGCAACTCTATCTCTGCGATATCGACCAAGCGCTGGGGCCGACCTTGGTCGTGCCCGGCAGCCATCATGCAGGCCGCCCGCCCAGGCCGGGCGAGGACAGCTGGCAGGGGCAGGGCGCCGTACCCATCCTGTGCAAGGCCGGTGACGCGCTGGTATTTCGCAGCGATTGCTGGCACGCCGGTGGCGCCAACCGCAGCAACGGGCAAATCCGCGACATGCTCCAGATGCACTATGGGCGGCGAATGGTGGCGCAGAAGTTCTCCCCTTATCTCGACTGGCACTTCAACCCCAAGGTGCTGGCGGCGGCCACGCCCAGGCAACGCAGGTTGCTGGGCGAGCATGTGGAGTCGGAATACGATTGA